One window of Pirellulales bacterium genomic DNA carries:
- a CDS encoding alpha/beta hydrolase, producing MHRVALTLCLLSVVVARLDAATLYHDPLFGVQTIPDVTYGQGLVQNGASSENLLLDVYRPMQVSTPLPAATPAIVLVHGGGFVSGDKADMAPLAEQYASLGYVVVSIDYRLYADLPPNSSPGPADNFTPPPPGYDSFPDLQLGGNAINAAVQDAETAMNWLRSNAATYGVDPNRIGIGGASAGGITAELVGYNDLPAHTTPNVVLDFLGSMYGTQGVIHAGAPPAFMFHGNADTQVPFDGDLAVSNQLTAVGVYHEFYEGVGIGHELDTNVFNMQFGNETLLQHNIDFLANHLVPEPSAFALAAMGAALGGLAVDRRRRARLRRLHVSAPAHLTGRL from the coding sequence ATGCATCGTGTGGCGCTTACGCTTTGCTTGCTCTCTGTCGTTGTCGCGCGGCTGGACGCGGCAACCTTGTATCACGATCCGCTGTTCGGCGTGCAGACCATCCCGGACGTCACGTACGGGCAGGGGCTCGTGCAGAATGGCGCGAGTAGCGAGAATTTGCTGTTAGATGTGTATCGGCCGATGCAGGTATCGACGCCGCTACCGGCGGCAACACCGGCCATCGTACTCGTGCATGGCGGCGGATTCGTCTCGGGTGATAAAGCCGACATGGCTCCGCTGGCCGAACAATATGCGTCGCTGGGTTATGTTGTCGTCTCGATAGATTATCGCCTGTACGCCGACCTGCCTCCGAATTCGTCACCGGGGCCCGCGGATAATTTCACGCCTCCACCGCCGGGCTATGACAGCTTTCCGGATTTGCAACTGGGAGGAAATGCCATTAACGCGGCGGTGCAGGACGCCGAAACGGCCATGAACTGGCTGCGCAGCAATGCAGCGACGTACGGCGTCGACCCGAACCGCATCGGCATCGGCGGCGCGTCGGCCGGAGGGATCACGGCCGAGTTGGTTGGCTACAACGATCTGCCCGCCCATACGACGCCGAATGTAGTTCTCGACTTCCTGGGAAGCATGTATGGCACCCAAGGGGTCATTCATGCCGGTGCCCCACCGGCGTTCATGTTTCACGGCAATGCCGACACGCAGGTCCCCTTCGACGGAGACCTGGCCGTGTCGAACCAGCTCACCGCGGTCGGGGTGTACCACGAATTCTATGAAGGTGTCGGGATCGGCCACGAATTGGATACAAATGTCTTCAACATGCAATTCGGCAACGAGACATTACTGCAGCACAACATTGATTTCCTCGCCAACCATCTCGTTCCGGAACCATCGGCCTTCGCCCTCGCCGCCATGGGCGCCGCGCTTGGTGGGCTTGCCGTGGACCGGCGTCGACGCGCGCGGCTACGACGTCTCCATGTCAGCGCGCCGGCGCACTTGACTGGTAGGCTTTGA
- a CDS encoding class I SAM-dependent methyltransferase — protein sequence MNGQKDVPDPAVVLDLLEAFRRSKVMFAAVSLGLFDAIEAGAHTVDDLAQKLRADASALARLLDACVGLALLNRTDSQYENTPAASAYLTSHSPRRMTGYIGYSNAVMWKLWAHLEDAVREGGHRWKQAYGWEGPIFSHFFRTEEAKREFLMGMHGFGVISSPQVVAAFDLGRYRHLCDLGGATGHLAIAACERYPNLRATVFDLPEAASLAREIVSESSVPDRIAMASGDFFADALPEADLFALGRILHDWSEDKILKLLMRIFDRLPSGGALLIAEKLLAEDKRGPRWAQMQDLNMLTCTEGRERTLAEYTALLRQVGFSEVAGRVTPSPLDAVLAKKP from the coding sequence ATGAATGGACAAAAAGACGTACCTGACCCAGCCGTGGTCCTCGATTTGCTCGAAGCCTTTCGCCGGTCGAAAGTCATGTTCGCTGCCGTCTCACTGGGCCTCTTCGACGCGATCGAGGCCGGCGCGCACACCGTCGACGACCTTGCGCAAAAGCTGCGCGCGGATGCCAGTGCTCTCGCGCGGCTTCTAGACGCCTGCGTCGGTCTCGCGTTGCTCAACCGCACGGACTCTCAATACGAAAACACGCCCGCCGCCAGCGCTTATCTGACGTCGCATAGCCCGCGCCGCATGACCGGTTACATCGGCTACTCGAATGCCGTGATGTGGAAGCTGTGGGCCCACCTGGAAGACGCCGTGCGCGAGGGGGGCCATCGCTGGAAGCAGGCTTACGGCTGGGAAGGGCCGATCTTTTCGCATTTCTTCCGAACCGAGGAAGCGAAGCGCGAATTCCTGATGGGCATGCACGGCTTCGGCGTCATCAGCTCGCCGCAAGTCGTGGCCGCATTCGACCTGGGGCGCTACCGTCACTTGTGCGATCTGGGTGGCGCTACCGGCCACCTGGCGATCGCGGCCTGCGAGCGTTATCCAAATCTGCGCGCCACGGTGTTCGATCTGCCGGAAGCAGCGTCCCTGGCGCGCGAAATCGTGTCCGAATCTTCGGTGCCTGATCGCATCGCAATGGCCTCGGGAGATTTCTTCGCCGACGCGCTCCCCGAGGCAGACCTCTTTGCGCTGGGCCGGATTCTGCACGATTGGAGCGAGGATAAAATCCTCAAGCTGCTGATGCGCATTTTCGACCGGCTGCCGTCGGGCGGGGCTCTGCTGATCGCCGAGAAGTTACTGGCCGAAGACAAACGCGGCCCCCGCTGGGCCCAGATGCAGGATTTGAACATGCTCACCTGCACCGAGGGCCGAGAACGCACGCTTGCCGAGTACACGGCCCTGCTGCGGCAAGTGGGCTTTAGCGAAGTGGCGGGGCGGGTCACCCCGTCGCCGCTGGACGCCGTGCTGGCGAAAAAACCCTAG